One region of Trichosurus vulpecula isolate mTriVul1 chromosome 1, mTriVul1.pri, whole genome shotgun sequence genomic DNA includes:
- the LOC118833404 gene encoding olfactory receptor 1361-like translates to MEGRNQSRVSEFILLGLSDQPEQERVLFFLFLLMYLISGLGNLLIMLAIHSDPRLHTPMYFFLSNLSLVDICFTSTTIPKMLNNHISKNRTIPYAGCLTQVFFFLWFAGMDSVLLTTMAYDRYVAICAPLHYNTVMTRKVCALLVGVSWFWAYNNALTHTILLTRLSFCGHNEIPHFFCDLSPLLKLACSDTFINELMIYTVGALTTILPFIGILISYVHIFMAVLKISSVSGKQKVFSTCGSHLTVVCLFYGTIIGVYFIPTSAHTAQQDTAAAVMYTVVTPMLNPFIYSLRNKDMKGALRMLLTRKPGFSQ, encoded by the coding sequence ATGGAAGGGAGAAATCAGTCCAGAGTCTCAGAGTTCATCCTCCTGGGCCTTTCAGACCAGCCAGAACAGGAGAGggtcttgttcttcttgttcctcCTTATGTACCTGAtctcagggctggggaacctgctcATCATGCTGGCTATTCACTCTGACCCCCGCCTCCACACTCCCATGTATTTCTTCCTCAGTAACTTGTCCCTGGTTGACATCTGTTTCACTTCCACCACCATTCCCAAGATGCTGAATAATCACATATCCAAAAACAGAACGATCCCTTATGCTGGGTGCCTGACACAAGTATTCTTCTTCCTTTGGTTCGCGGGGATGGATAGTGTCCTCCTGACCACCATGGCTTATGACCGCTATGTGGCTATTTGTGCCCCACTACACTACAACACAGTCATGACTCGGAAGGTCTGTGCCCTTCTAGTAGGAGTGTCTTGGTTTTGGGCCTATAATAATGCCCTCACCCATACCATCTTGCTGACCCGACTCTCATTCTGTGGCCACAATGAAATCCCTCATTTCTTCTGCGACCTCAGTCCCCTGCTGAAGTTGGCCTGCTCGGACACCTTCATCAATGAATTGATGATCTACACAGTGGGAGCACTGACAACAATTCTCCCCTTCATTGGAATACTGATCTCCTATGTTCACATTTTCATGGCTGTACTGAAGATCTCATCTGTGAGTGGGAAGCAGAAAGTTTTCTCCACCTGCGGCTCCCACCTCACTGTGGTCTGTCTCTTCTATGGGACAATCATTGGAGTGTACTTCATCCCCACATCCGCCCACACAGCTCAACAGGACACAGCAGCAGCTGTGATGTACACAGTGGTCACTCCTATGCTGAACCCTTTCATCTACAGCCTAAGGAACAAGGACATGAAAGGAGCTTTGAGGATGCTCCTCACCAGGAAACCAGGATTCAGTCAATGA